The following are from one region of the Lacinutrix sp. Bg11-31 genome:
- a CDS encoding universal stress protein yields the protein MKKILVPTDFSTEAENAIKVAAQLSKKHNCELILLHMLDLPLTHISKEAPADLPEAVYFMKLAHKQFEDVMSKDYLNDITVTEMVDFHDISTGILETCKSHDIDLIVMGSHGSSGLKEMFIGSNAEKIVRTSEKPVLVIKNEHDDFNIEEFVFASDFENDNRETYKQAAKLAEAFNAKIHLLMVNTVANFKTTARAKVKIQEFIEGTNFTNYTTNIYNDETVEKGILNFSHIIDADLIGISTHGRQGIAHFLNGSLSEDLVNHAKRPVITFKI from the coding sequence AAAAAACACAATTGTGAGCTTATTTTGCTCCACATGTTAGATTTACCTTTAACGCACATTAGTAAAGAAGCTCCAGCTGATTTACCAGAAGCCGTTTACTTTATGAAACTTGCCCACAAGCAATTTGAAGATGTTATGTCTAAAGACTATTTAAATGACATTACCGTAACAGAAATGGTAGATTTTCATGATATTTCTACAGGAATTTTAGAAACTTGTAAATCTCATGATATCGATTTAATAGTTATGGGATCTCATGGTTCTAGCGGACTTAAAGAAATGTTTATTGGCTCTAATGCTGAAAAAATAGTGCGTACATCTGAAAAACCTGTTCTAGTAATTAAAAACGAGCACGACGATTTTAATATTGAAGAGTTTGTTTTTGCTTCAGATTTTGAAAACGACAATAGAGAAACCTATAAACAAGCTGCAAAACTAGCTGAAGCTTTTAATGCGAAAATTCATTTGCTTATGGTAAATACTGTTGCTAATTTTAAAACAACAGCACGTGCTAAAGTGAAAATTCAAGAATTTATTGAAGGTACAAATTTCACAAACTACACCACAAATATATATAATGATGAAACTGTAGAAAAAGGTATTCTAAACTTTTCGCACATTATTGATGCAGATCTTATAGGTATTAGCACACATGGAAGGCAAGGTATTGCTCATTTTTTAAACGGAAGCCTAAGTGAAGACCTTGTAAACCATGCAAAAAGACCTGTTATTACGTTTAAGATTTAA